The window TCGGGACAGGACAACATGTGCATCGCGTACAAAATCGTCGGCGCCCATACCAACGGGGGCTACGCCGAGTACCTCAACGTTCCCGCGATCAATGTGATCACGATGCCCGGCACCCTCGGTTTCGAGGACGCCGCCTCCTTCCCGCTGGCCTTTCAAACCGCCTGGCATATGCTGATCACGCGGGCGGAGCTCAAGGCCGGACAGGAGGTGCTGGTGCTGGCGGCCGGAAGCGGGATCGGCATCGCGGCGATCCAGATCGCGAAACTGGCCGGGGCCTGGGTGATCGCCGCGGCCGGCCGGGACGACAAGCTGGAAAAGGCCAAGGTTCTCGGGGCGGACGAGGTGATCAATTACCGACGGGAGGACTTCTCGAATAAGATCCGCGAATTCACCGGGGGAAAAGGCGTCGACGTCGTTTTCGAACACGTCGGCCCGGAGACCTGGGAAAAGAGCCTCACCTCGCTGGCGAAAAACGGGAAGCTCGTGACCTGCGGCGCCACCTCCGGACCGGAGGCCAAGACGGATCTTCGATACATCTTCTCGCGGCAGCTCTCGATCATCGGCTCGATGATGGGGACGCGAAGCGATCTCCTGGAGGTGACCAAGCTGGTCGAGATCGGAAAGCTCAAGCCGGTGATCGATTCGGTCTTTCCCCTGAGCGAGGCGCGCAAGGCGCAGGAACGGATGCTGGACCGGAACAACTTCGGGAAGCTGATCCTCGTTCCCTAGCCGACGGCCGAACCCCTCCCTCCTCCTCTTCCCTTGCGATGTCCGATCGGATCGAGTATAATGCGGCCCATCCTTGATCCCAGACGGAGGCGGAGCGCGTCATGTCCTTGGCCCATTTAATGAATCGAGAGATGAAAACGATTTCCAACACTACGACGATCCAGGAAGCGGCGCGGATCATGGGGGTCCAGAAAATCGGCTCGCTGTTCGTGGAAAAAGACGGCCACTTGGCGGGAATTCTGACCGAGACGGACATCGTCCGCAAGGCCGCGGCCAAGGGACTCGATCTCAAGAAAGAGACGGTGGATTCCATCAGCAGCAAACCGATCATCTCGATCGAGATCGTCCGGTCGCCCCAGGATGCGTTCGATCTCATGGGCGAGTTGAGGGTGAGACATCTGGGGGTCACCGAGCGCGGGAAGATCGTCGGAGTCATGTCGGTCCGCGACCTGCTGGTCCATTTCAAGAAACAAAGCGAGCCGCGCATGGGGATCGACTAATAGGACGTTATTCTTCCCCCGATCGCAGCGCCGTCCGTTCGCGCTTTTTGGCCGCGTGATGCCGCTTGTTCGCCAGCATCTTTTCCTTCGCGCGGCGCGAGCGTTTCCTTTTCTGCCGCCGGATTTTCTCGATCCGTTGCCGCTCCGCGCTGAGCGCGCCCAGCCGCTCCCCTTCGATCCGGTTGAGCAACAATCGCCTCGCCAGAAACCGGTTCAATCCCTGCGATCGCGCCTCCTGGCATTTGACCGTGACTCCGGTCGGACGATGGAGCAGCACGACGGCGGTCGAGGTCTTGTTGACGTTCTGTCCCCCCGGACCGGATGA of the Nitrospiria bacterium genome contains:
- a CDS encoding zinc-binding dehydrogenase, whose product is MKAVVFHEHGGPEKLVYQEVPTPSPGEDDVLIRVKACSINHVDIWVRQGIPAYRTALPHISGCDVSGIVEAIGRNVTGVSPGEKVFVAPGLSCFRCAYCLSGQDNMCIAYKIVGAHTNGGYAEYLNVPAINVITMPGTLGFEDAASFPLAFQTAWHMLITRAELKAGQEVLVLAAGSGIGIAAIQIAKLAGAWVIAAAGRDDKLEKAKVLGADEVINYRREDFSNKIREFTGGKGVDVVFEHVGPETWEKSLTSLAKNGKLVTCGATSGPEAKTDLRYIFSRQLSIIGSMMGTRSDLLEVTKLVEIGKLKPVIDSVFPLSEARKAQERMLDRNNFGKLILVP
- a CDS encoding CBS domain-containing protein codes for the protein MSLAHLMNREMKTISNTTTIQEAARIMGVQKIGSLFVEKDGHLAGILTETDIVRKAAAKGLDLKKETVDSISSKPIISIEIVRSPQDAFDLMGELRVRHLGVTERGKIVGVMSVRDLLVHFKKQSEPRMGID
- a CDS encoding peptide chain release factor-like protein, coding for MPIFPVSAPKHKQLVERMHRLGVREEDLDESFVRSSGPGGQNVNKTSTAVVLLHRPTGVTVKCQEARSQGLNRFLARRLLLNRIEGERLGALSAERQRIEKIRRQKRKRSRRAKEKMLANKRHHAAKKRERTALRSGEE